From the genome of Pseudomonas sp. gcc21, one region includes:
- a CDS encoding alpha/beta fold hydrolase: protein MKPSRSEFIEINGRRCHIRRWGTPGAPRLFLMHGWLDTSSTFQFLVDCFEQEWDIIAPDWPGYGESEWRHQHYYMQDDVVMLDVILDRYSPDTQASLVGHSYGGQVTTLLSGARPERVRHYVSLEGFGPRQQPVSAAPRLMAMWLERSREERRNSQYTGFDALAQRLKTANVRLTSQRADFLARSLGRCPAQDNTVVELQADPWRRLRGMPLSFPTAAFFETFLSHISAPALWLRGDDSDYMTLVFPEDELYKARFSHLRNARDVLINQAGHNIHHDQPELVARHIEHFLNST, encoded by the coding sequence ATGAAACCGAGCCGGTCAGAGTTTATAGAAATCAACGGACGCCGCTGCCATATCAGACGTTGGGGAACGCCAGGCGCGCCCCGGCTGTTTTTAATGCATGGCTGGCTGGACACATCCTCAACTTTCCAGTTCTTGGTCGACTGCTTTGAACAGGAGTGGGACATTATCGCTCCAGACTGGCCTGGCTACGGCGAGTCAGAGTGGCGACACCAGCATTACTACATGCAAGACGATGTAGTAATGCTGGACGTCATTCTGGATCGTTACAGCCCCGACACCCAGGCCTCCCTGGTAGGTCACAGCTACGGAGGTCAGGTCACCACGCTCCTGAGCGGTGCCCGGCCCGAGCGCGTCCGCCACTACGTGAGCCTGGAAGGATTCGGACCGCGGCAACAGCCGGTCAGCGCAGCCCCCCGTCTGATGGCCATGTGGCTAGAGCGCAGCAGGGAGGAACGTCGGAACAGCCAATACACGGGCTTCGATGCCCTTGCTCAACGACTGAAAACGGCCAACGTCCGGTTAACGTCACAGCGAGCAGACTTTCTTGCCAGGAGCCTTGGTCGCTGCCCTGCCCAGGACAATACAGTTGTCGAACTACAAGCAGACCCATGGCGGCGGCTTCGCGGTATGCCCTTATCTTTCCCCACGGCCGCTTTTTTTGAGACATTCCTGTCGCATATCTCGGCGCCTGCTCTTTGGCTCCGTGGCGACGACTCGGATTACATGACCCTGGTGTTTCCCGAAGACGAACTATACAAAGCGCGCTTCTCACATTTGCGAAACGCTCGGGATGTACTGATTAACCAGGCAGGTCACAATATTCATCATGACCAACCAGAACTCGTTGCAAGGCATATCGAACACTTTCTAAATTCGACTTAA
- a CDS encoding MFS transporter: MQIPDDESCTHEDDGLPVPRRYWAVLTTALGIGMAVVDHSMVNIALPSIAADLGVTPAESIWVVNAYLLAVATTLLSLASLGDILGYRVIYRLGLLVFVFASVSCTLADSLPALIASRFFQGLGAAGIMSVNVALVRFIYPRHALGKGIGTNAMIVAISTGLGPTVAAGILAVGPWPWLFAINIPIGCIALAIAARALPRTPRATYKFDYPSAIMNALGIGLLVVAIDSFAHDVSYPVILAEFIIAGGIIYTLVRRQLGLKAPLLPVDLLKIKPFALAIITAMCAFTGHMMAFISLPFYLHDVLAYSAVDTGLLMTPWPLAVVLMAPVAGALADRYSSGLLCAAGMGLMALGLLLLSLMPSTPEAISILWRMAVCGVGFGLFHAPNNRTIIGSAPRERSGGAAGMQGTARLLGQTGGAAATALILGLSSNGTATALLIASGFAITAAVVSAFRI; this comes from the coding sequence TTGCAAATCCCTGATGACGAAAGCTGCACCCATGAGGATGACGGCCTGCCAGTCCCTCGTCGCTACTGGGCCGTTCTGACCACAGCCCTGGGAATAGGCATGGCAGTGGTAGACCACAGCATGGTCAATATTGCTCTTCCGTCTATCGCTGCCGATCTAGGTGTCACGCCGGCTGAGTCGATATGGGTAGTCAACGCGTATCTCCTTGCAGTGGCGACAACTCTCCTATCGCTCGCCTCGCTTGGGGACATACTTGGATATCGCGTTATTTATCGACTCGGCCTGCTGGTATTTGTCTTCGCCTCGGTGTCCTGCACCTTAGCTGACTCACTTCCCGCACTGATCGCCTCGCGATTTTTTCAGGGGCTCGGAGCCGCAGGGATCATGAGTGTGAATGTTGCACTCGTGCGCTTTATATATCCTCGTCACGCGCTCGGCAAAGGGATCGGTACAAACGCGATGATCGTGGCTATTTCCACCGGCCTGGGGCCGACAGTCGCGGCGGGCATCTTAGCCGTCGGCCCTTGGCCATGGCTCTTCGCCATCAACATACCCATCGGATGCATAGCACTGGCCATCGCCGCGCGTGCTCTTCCCCGCACCCCCCGAGCAACCTATAAGTTCGACTACCCCAGCGCAATAATGAACGCCCTGGGTATCGGACTTCTTGTGGTCGCCATAGACAGTTTCGCGCATGATGTCAGCTACCCGGTGATTCTCGCGGAGTTCATAATTGCCGGGGGGATCATTTATACACTTGTACGCCGCCAGCTTGGGTTGAAAGCCCCATTGCTGCCGGTGGATCTGCTTAAGATAAAACCTTTCGCGCTGGCAATTATCACTGCAATGTGCGCCTTTACAGGCCACATGATGGCGTTCATTTCTTTGCCGTTCTATCTGCATGACGTTTTAGCCTACTCTGCCGTCGACACAGGACTACTCATGACGCCCTGGCCCCTGGCTGTGGTGCTGATGGCACCCGTCGCCGGAGCGCTCGCCGATCGCTATTCATCCGGCCTGCTCTGCGCTGCAGGAATGGGTTTGATGGCCCTCGGATTATTGTTGCTTTCACTCATGCCCAGTACGCCGGAAGCCATCTCTATTCTATGGCGGATGGCAGTGTGCGGCGTAGGTTTCGGTTTGTTTCACGCTCCTAATAACCGCACCATAATCGGCTCGGCGCCCCGTGAGCGAAGTGGCGGCGCAGCGGGCATGCAAGGCACCGCACGTCTTTTAGGCCAGACCGGAGGCGCCGCCGCCACGGCCCTTATTCTCGGCCTATCGTCCAACGGTACTGCCACGGCTTTATTAATAGCTTCCGGATTTGCGATTACGGCCGCGGTAGTTAGCGCATTCAGAATCTAG
- the glmU gene encoding bifunctional UDP-N-acetylglucosamine diphosphorylase/glucosamine-1-phosphate N-acetyltransferase GlmU → MNLHVVILAAGQGTRMRSALPKVLHPVAGKPMLGHVIDCARNLSPAKIHVVIGHGAERVREELDAADINWVMQTEQLGTGHAVAQALPHITAADQILVLYGDVPLLRSETLSRLSQQAGSSSLGLLTVEMADPTGYGRIVRDSAGRVQAIVEQKDASPGQLLISEGNTGIMALPGTKAADWLGGLSNDNAQGEYYLTDVVALAVSQSVAVEVAQPEDELEVMGANNRLQLSVLERAWQQKEATRLMESGVTLADPARLDVRGEVSVGRDIFLDINVVLEGRVSIGDNVHIGPNCVLKDCSIEAGTVIKAFSHLEGAQVGENCDIGPYARLRPGTVLHRTAKIGNFVETKKAELGEGAKVNHLSYIGDARVGNNANVGAGTITCNYDGVNKFMTLIGEGAFIGSNTALVAPVSVGDRATTAAGSTITGDVPAGALGVARGRQRNIANWQRPTRKE, encoded by the coding sequence ATGAATCTGCACGTAGTCATCCTCGCTGCCGGACAAGGCACTCGTATGCGCTCAGCCCTGCCGAAGGTCCTTCATCCGGTTGCTGGCAAGCCCATGCTCGGCCACGTTATCGACTGTGCCCGGAATCTGTCACCGGCGAAAATTCACGTGGTAATTGGGCACGGCGCTGAAAGAGTACGTGAGGAGCTGGACGCTGCGGATATCAACTGGGTCATGCAGACCGAGCAGCTGGGGACTGGTCACGCGGTAGCGCAGGCGTTGCCGCACATCACGGCTGCCGATCAGATACTGGTGCTCTACGGTGATGTGCCGTTGCTGCGCAGCGAGACGTTGAGCAGACTGAGTCAGCAAGCCGGAAGCAGCAGCCTTGGATTGTTGACCGTGGAGATGGCAGATCCGACGGGTTACGGCCGCATCGTCCGTGATTCAGCGGGGCGAGTACAGGCAATTGTCGAGCAAAAAGACGCTAGCCCCGGGCAGCTGCTCATCAGCGAGGGCAACACTGGGATCATGGCTTTGCCCGGCACCAAGGCCGCTGACTGGCTGGGTGGTCTGTCCAACGACAATGCCCAGGGTGAATATTATCTGACGGATGTAGTGGCTCTGGCTGTCTCGCAATCGGTTGCGGTCGAAGTAGCCCAGCCAGAAGACGAACTTGAAGTCATGGGTGCGAACAATCGGCTACAGCTATCCGTGCTGGAACGTGCGTGGCAACAGAAGGAGGCTACGCGCCTGATGGAATCAGGGGTGACCCTGGCTGACCCGGCACGCCTGGACGTGCGAGGAGAGGTGTCAGTCGGCCGGGATATCTTTCTGGACATCAACGTGGTGCTCGAAGGCCGCGTCAGCATTGGTGACAACGTTCATATCGGGCCGAACTGTGTGCTCAAGGATTGCAGCATCGAGGCTGGTACGGTCATCAAGGCGTTCAGTCACCTGGAGGGCGCACAGGTCGGTGAGAACTGCGACATCGGCCCCTATGCACGGCTGCGGCCGGGCACTGTCCTTCATCGTACAGCCAAGATCGGTAATTTTGTTGAAACCAAGAAGGCCGAACTCGGTGAAGGGGCCAAGGTCAATCATCTGTCATACATAGGCGATGCCCGTGTTGGTAATAATGCCAACGTCGGTGCCGGCACCATCACCTGCAATTACGACGGCGTGAACAAGTTCATGACATTGATCGGTGAGGGGGCGTTTATTGGCTCCAACACTGCCTTGGTGGCGCCTGTTAGCGTGGGTGACCGAGCTACGACTGCGGCTGGATCAACTATTACGGGCGACGTTCCGGCCGGCGCCTTGGGCGTGGCACGTGGTCGTCAACGAAATATTGCTAACTGGCAACGTCCTACCCGCAAGGAATGA
- a CDS encoding acyl-CoA dehydrogenase family protein, whose translation MTDFQVPEEIQAVIDSLLRFIEREVLPIEQDHAPILADERDRYQRDGRLVPEALALRRRVRNLSYQAGFYTMFGAEELGGGGLGATAAVYVHEAMNRRFGPGHSLVKEIVIPSAFTNGLSPVLRFLSPPLRDRYLEDIARGDKTLCFGLSEPDAGSDVFNMKTRAVLEGDEWVLNGTKQWITNSPYADYGMFFAVTDPDRFKRRKGGITGFFIDTSTEGFKVTSTIPLMGHMGADIGIVSLENVRVPADHVLGTVHEGFDVAMSGVSTGRLGMAGSCVGLAEWALDRGLDYAKQRVTFGKPIGEHQAIQLHLAECAMDIYAAKNMVLNCAWQVDAEGKPTKELSMCKAFATEMLFRVIDRIISIHGAMGLTNELQLEEGLRLARILRVPDGTGEIQRRTIARQLLAGDTAF comes from the coding sequence ATGACCGATTTCCAAGTACCCGAAGAAATCCAGGCGGTCATCGATTCGCTCTTGCGGTTCATCGAGCGGGAAGTGTTGCCTATCGAGCAAGATCACGCCCCGATACTTGCGGATGAACGGGACCGTTACCAGCGGGACGGCCGTCTGGTGCCCGAAGCGCTCGCCCTGCGGCGACGCGTACGCAACCTGTCATATCAGGCTGGGTTCTACACCATGTTCGGCGCTGAAGAACTGGGCGGCGGCGGACTCGGCGCGACCGCCGCGGTCTATGTTCACGAAGCCATGAACCGACGGTTCGGCCCAGGCCATTCCCTGGTGAAGGAAATTGTCATTCCCTCCGCCTTTACCAACGGCCTTAGCCCGGTCCTTCGGTTTTTGTCACCCCCTCTGCGGGATCGCTATCTGGAGGATATCGCTCGGGGCGACAAAACACTCTGTTTTGGGCTCAGCGAGCCGGACGCCGGCTCCGATGTGTTCAATATGAAAACCCGTGCGGTGCTGGAGGGGGACGAATGGGTGCTCAATGGTACCAAACAGTGGATCACCAACTCTCCCTACGCCGACTACGGCATGTTCTTCGCGGTAACGGACCCGGACCGTTTCAAGCGACGTAAAGGCGGCATTACAGGGTTCTTCATAGACACAAGCACAGAAGGCTTCAAGGTCACCAGCACCATTCCTTTGATGGGCCATATGGGCGCGGATATAGGGATAGTCAGCCTGGAGAATGTGCGCGTACCCGCAGATCACGTTCTAGGAACGGTTCATGAGGGCTTCGACGTAGCCATGTCGGGGGTTAGTACAGGCCGGCTAGGAATGGCGGGAAGCTGTGTGGGACTGGCGGAGTGGGCTTTGGACCGAGGCCTCGACTATGCCAAACAGCGTGTGACCTTTGGCAAGCCCATCGGCGAACACCAGGCCATACAGTTACACCTGGCAGAGTGCGCCATGGATATCTATGCAGCGAAGAACATGGTGCTTAATTGCGCATGGCAGGTAGACGCAGAAGGCAAGCCCACCAAGGAGCTCTCAATGTGCAAGGCTTTCGCGACAGAAATGCTGTTTCGTGTAATTGACCGAATAATCAGTATCCACGGCGCCATGGGACTCACCAACGAGTTGCAGCTAGAGGAAGGCTTGCGCTTGGCTCGCATACTGCGCGTTCCGGACGGTACCGGAGAAATTCAACGCCGAACAATAGCTCGACAATTACTGGCGGGCGATACAGCGTTCTGA
- a CDS encoding flagellar brake protein, which translates to MPLIPVKEDEVVLGVPLPWNLLDVEGRVIFEQSRVLDSQPLLNQLFKLGLYRSAPEPAAAEERIDVAGNGTQGDVQNSSLEHIQLAPGDPVQLQTMHPTHAERYQVRMIGVHAPVSIMVTTPTHQGKLAFIKEGQQFLVRGFVGKDAVAYRTRVLKSNLAPFPYLHLAYPQSVQSMRIRSSARVPLQLVTAVLTEQGPKSAKIVDLSVGGARMASDSLIAHKGDDLKLSFRVNPAGMEVYMTVNAKVRAVQTEQTGAGPVITGVEFVELGEQERLYLTTVVYQNLLKDTL; encoded by the coding sequence GTGCCGTTGATACCCGTTAAAGAAGATGAAGTCGTATTGGGAGTGCCGCTGCCCTGGAACCTGTTGGACGTCGAAGGGCGCGTCATATTCGAACAGTCGCGCGTGCTGGACAGCCAGCCGCTGCTCAATCAGTTGTTCAAGCTCGGACTATATCGCTCAGCACCAGAGCCAGCGGCGGCGGAGGAAAGAATCGATGTGGCCGGAAACGGGACGCAGGGCGATGTTCAGAACTCGTCTCTGGAACATATACAGCTCGCGCCGGGCGATCCAGTGCAGTTACAGACAATGCACCCTACGCACGCTGAACGTTACCAGGTGCGGATGATCGGCGTGCATGCTCCGGTTAGCATCATGGTGACCACACCGACTCATCAGGGCAAGCTGGCGTTCATCAAGGAAGGGCAGCAGTTTCTGGTGAGAGGATTCGTTGGTAAGGACGCCGTGGCATACAGAACGCGCGTATTGAAATCAAACCTCGCCCCGTTTCCCTATCTGCATCTGGCTTATCCGCAAAGCGTTCAGTCCATGCGTATCCGTAGCTCCGCAAGGGTACCTCTTCAGCTCGTTACGGCAGTTCTTACGGAACAGGGCCCGAAATCAGCAAAGATTGTTGATCTCAGCGTGGGCGGCGCTCGAATGGCCTCCGATAGCCTCATTGCGCACAAGGGCGACGACTTGAAGCTATCATTTCGGGTGAACCCGGCGGGCATGGAAGTCTATATGACGGTTAACGCGAAAGTACGCGCCGTTCAGACAGAACAGACTGGCGCAGGGCCGGTCATCACCGGCGTTGAGTTTGTTGAACTAGGCGAACAGGAGCGGTTATACCTGACGACAGTGGTATATCAGAATCTGCTTAAGGACACTCTGTAA
- the cfaB gene encoding C17 cyclopropane fatty acid synthase CfaB: MFAHLSQSLSRLKLPLRVEIKGGASLDLGPAPTVTLEVNDLSLLTELKEPSLDKLGEAYIDKRIEVRGHIMDVIEVADRLSKGLLGETSERPPARTAHDKRLDAEAIAYHYDLSNDFYQLWLDPEMVYSCAYFHKPDDSLAQAQFQKLDHLCRKLRLKSGERLLDVGCGWGGLARHAAKHYGVQVHGITLSRSQLELANEKNRGAGLDGQIQLELRDYRDLPSDESYDKVVSVGMFEHVGHANLPEYFRIVFEQLKPGGLAMNHGITSRYVDGRPVSRGAGKFIGRYVFPHGELPHLSTAIACMSDQGLEVVDVESMRLHYALTLEHWSHNLESRLAEAGQLVPDKTLRIWRIYLAGCAYGFKRNWMNLHQILAVKSYADGGHTLPLTRADLYH; this comes from the coding sequence ATGTTCGCGCATTTATCGCAGAGCCTTAGCAGACTTAAACTGCCGCTGAGAGTCGAGATCAAAGGCGGAGCCAGTCTGGATCTCGGCCCTGCACCTACCGTTACGCTTGAGGTGAACGATCTTTCTTTGCTCACCGAGCTAAAGGAGCCGAGCCTGGATAAGCTGGGCGAGGCGTATATAGACAAGCGAATAGAAGTACGCGGACACATCATGGACGTCATCGAGGTGGCCGACAGGTTAAGCAAGGGGCTGTTGGGTGAAACATCCGAGCGACCACCGGCGCGTACTGCCCACGATAAAAGACTTGATGCCGAGGCTATCGCCTACCACTACGATCTTTCCAATGATTTCTACCAGCTCTGGCTTGATCCGGAAATGGTGTATTCCTGCGCCTATTTCCACAAGCCTGACGATTCTCTGGCTCAGGCCCAGTTTCAGAAACTGGACCATCTGTGCCGTAAGCTGCGACTCAAATCGGGCGAGCGTCTGCTGGACGTAGGTTGCGGTTGGGGTGGACTTGCCAGACACGCAGCCAAGCACTACGGCGTCCAGGTGCACGGCATCACGCTCAGCAGGTCTCAGCTAGAGCTGGCAAATGAAAAGAATCGCGGTGCCGGACTCGATGGCCAGATTCAGCTCGAGCTACGAGACTACCGCGATCTGCCCTCGGACGAGTCTTACGACAAGGTGGTCAGTGTTGGAATGTTTGAACATGTGGGCCACGCTAACTTGCCGGAATACTTCCGTATTGTGTTCGAGCAACTGAAACCGGGCGGGTTGGCGATGAATCATGGCATAACATCCCGATACGTGGATGGCAGGCCGGTAAGCCGAGGCGCGGGCAAGTTTATCGGCCGGTATGTATTCCCCCACGGAGAGCTGCCTCATTTATCCACTGCCATTGCCTGCATGAGTGATCAAGGGTTGGAAGTCGTCGATGTAGAAAGCATGCGGTTGCACTATGCCTTGACCCTCGAGCATTGGAGCCACAACCTTGAAAGCCGACTCGCAGAAGCCGGCCAGCTTGTTCCCGACAAGACATTGCGGATCTGGCGCATATATCTTGCCGGCTGCGCCTATGGGTTCAAACGGAACTGGATGAACCTGCATCAGATACTGGCGGTAAAGTCTTACGCCGACGGTGGTCACACCCTGCCGCTGACGCGCGCAGACCTGTATCACTGA
- the dctP gene encoding TRAP transporter substrate-binding protein DctP encodes MNNKTIKRSKTRAIHIAALTLAVGLSCNMAHAEVKTLSFSAANPPGPSGINNALQWWAEEVNQRTQGTIAIEFFHMGGLVKLKDALEGVGSGVADMAYVIPAYTAARMPLWNLATTSQGPGDEWVAVESWRRIRDSTPAIKEEEQRNNLKYIAHYSLGPVVLLSRDRPYLSPDSFKGDKVRLPGTYARAAREEGWNVTSVNLTFPDVYTGLQRGTIDGTMTYMGHIPTYRHNEVANHLVEPDVGQNMNVIVMNRNRWDSLSAEEQNVFDELQQPLLEHLAKGNLEERKVVREQLTSDPDNPVEFYEIDSSQRAQWEQGMSRASREKVAQSAKSVPAAVGINESYMTMLEAVEKEIADQGYPWESH; translated from the coding sequence ATGAATAATAAGACCATCAAGCGGAGTAAAACGCGCGCCATCCACATAGCCGCACTTACCCTAGCAGTAGGCCTTTCTTGCAACATGGCGCATGCGGAGGTCAAAACCCTGTCGTTTTCTGCAGCGAATCCCCCTGGGCCCAGCGGCATCAACAATGCCCTGCAGTGGTGGGCAGAAGAAGTTAACCAGCGAACCCAGGGAACCATAGCCATCGAGTTCTTCCATATGGGTGGCCTGGTGAAACTGAAGGACGCCCTCGAAGGTGTTGGCTCCGGCGTAGCGGACATGGCGTATGTGATCCCTGCTTACACAGCGGCAAGGATGCCCCTCTGGAATCTGGCTACCACCAGCCAAGGGCCGGGAGACGAATGGGTCGCGGTTGAAAGCTGGCGGCGTATTCGCGACAGCACCCCCGCGATAAAAGAGGAAGAGCAGCGTAACAATCTTAAATATATTGCTCACTATTCTCTTGGTCCGGTTGTGCTGTTGAGCAGGGATCGCCCATATCTATCCCCGGATTCTTTCAAGGGCGACAAAGTCCGGCTCCCTGGCACCTATGCACGGGCCGCCCGGGAAGAAGGCTGGAACGTCACGTCGGTCAACCTCACCTTTCCAGACGTTTATACCGGCCTGCAACGGGGAACCATCGACGGCACGATGACCTACATGGGCCACATCCCAACGTATCGCCACAACGAGGTAGCGAACCACCTGGTCGAGCCCGACGTAGGCCAGAACATGAACGTGATAGTGATGAACCGCAACCGATGGGATAGCCTCAGCGCCGAAGAACAAAACGTTTTCGATGAACTGCAACAGCCGTTGCTGGAGCATCTCGCAAAAGGGAACCTGGAAGAACGGAAGGTAGTTCGCGAGCAGCTAACAAGTGATCCCGATAACCCCGTTGAGTTTTATGAGATTGACAGTTCGCAGCGCGCGCAATGGGAGCAGGGTATGTCCCGCGCTTCCAGGGAGAAAGTAGCGCAATCTGCGAAATCTGTACCTGCCGCGGTCGGCATCAATGAAAGTTATATGACCATGCTCGAAGCAGTCGAGAAAGAGATCGCTGACCAAGGGTATCCCTGGGAGTCCCATTAA
- a CDS encoding DUF192 domain-containing protein, which produces MRLWLRLMACLAMLCSIPAAHAEPLEVMLGGERFYLEVVDDPASRRQGLMGREFLAPDEGMLFDFPSSTTPAIWMRNMLISLDLLFVDEQSRLVKVFTDVPPCDAPPCDIYRVERPIRFVIEVAAGTADRLGLESGMVLNLGRITRQPAPYQ; this is translated from the coding sequence ATGAGATTGTGGTTAAGGCTGATGGCTTGTCTTGCGATGCTGTGTTCAATACCCGCTGCGCACGCAGAACCGCTGGAAGTCATGCTAGGAGGCGAGCGCTTCTATCTGGAGGTTGTGGACGATCCGGCCAGTCGCCGACAGGGTCTGATGGGCCGCGAGTTCCTGGCACCAGATGAAGGAATGCTATTCGATTTCCCCTCGAGCACTACCCCGGCCATCTGGATGCGCAACATGCTGATCAGCCTCGATCTGCTATTTGTCGATGAGCAGAGCAGATTGGTGAAGGTTTTCACTGACGTTCCGCCCTGCGACGCCCCACCTTGCGATATCTATCGAGTTGAACGACCGATACGGTTTGTCATCGAGGTCGCAGCCGGAACGGCGGATCGGCTGGGGCTGGAATCCGGCATGGTGCTGAATCTGGGACGCATTACCCGCCAACCCGCACCGTACCAATGA
- a CDS encoding F0F1 ATP synthase subunit epsilon: MAMTVHCDIVSAEEELFTGLVEMVVAHGNMGDLGILPGHTPLLTDLKPGPVRVIKQDGNEEVFYISGGFIEVQPSMVKVLADTAIRAGDIDEASALEAKKAAEAALSEKGAEFDYGSASARLAEAAAQLRTVQELRKKYGGPAVNNR, translated from the coding sequence ATGGCTATGACAGTGCACTGCGATATCGTCAGCGCGGAAGAAGAGCTGTTCACCGGCCTGGTGGAGATGGTCGTGGCACACGGCAATATGGGTGACCTGGGTATTCTGCCAGGCCATACGCCGCTGCTGACTGATCTGAAGCCTGGCCCGGTACGGGTTATCAAGCAGGACGGCAATGAGGAAGTGTTCTACATTTCCGGTGGTTTCATTGAAGTCCAGCCGAGCATGGTCAAGGTGCTTGCCGACACGGCTATCCGTGCTGGTGACATTGATGAGGCGTCAGCCCTTGAAGCCAAGAAGGCCGCCGAGGCCGCTCTTAGTGAGAAGGGTGCCGAGTTTGATTACGGTTCTGCCTCCGCACGACTTGCCGAGGCCGCTGCGCAGTTGCGTACCGTGCAAGAGCTCCGCAAGAAGTATGGCGGCCCAGCGGTCAACAACCGCTGA
- the atpD gene encoding F0F1 ATP synthase subunit beta — translation MSSGRIVQIIGAVIDVEFAREDVPNVYDALQVDEKGLTLEVQQQLGDGIVRAIAMGTTEGVKRGLTVSNTGAAISVPVGVKTLGRIMDVLGNPIDEAGPIGEEERWGIHRQAPSYAEQAGSNELLETGIKVIDLICPFAKGGKVGLFGGAGVGKTVNMMELIRNIAIEHSGYSVFAGVGERTREGNDFYHEMKDSNVLDKVALVYGQMNEPPGNRLRVALTGLTMAEKFRDEGRDVLLFIDNIYRYTLAGTEVSALLGRMPSAVGYQPTLAEEMGVLQERITSTKQGSITSIQAVYVPADDLTDPSPATTFAHLDATVVLSRDIASLGIYPAVDPLDSTSRQLDPQVIGQEHYDTARGVQYVLQRYKELKDIIAILGMDELSEEDKQLVARARKIQRYLSQPFFVAEVFTGAPGKYVSLKDTIRAFKGILDGEFDHLPEQAFYMVGSIEEAIEKAKKM, via the coding sequence ATGAGTAGCGGACGTATCGTTCAAATCATCGGCGCCGTCATCGACGTGGAATTCGCACGCGAAGACGTACCGAATGTGTATGACGCGCTGCAGGTTGACGAAAAGGGTCTGACCCTGGAAGTTCAACAGCAGCTGGGCGACGGCATCGTGCGTGCCATCGCCATGGGTACCACCGAAGGTGTCAAGCGCGGGCTGACCGTGAGCAACACTGGCGCTGCCATCTCTGTACCGGTGGGTGTCAAGACCCTTGGCCGGATCATGGACGTGCTGGGCAATCCAATCGACGAAGCCGGTCCTATTGGTGAGGAAGAGCGCTGGGGTATCCATCGCCAGGCACCTTCCTATGCAGAACAGGCAGGTTCGAATGAACTCCTGGAAACCGGCATCAAGGTCATCGACCTGATCTGCCCGTTTGCCAAGGGCGGTAAAGTGGGTCTGTTCGGCGGTGCCGGTGTCGGCAAGACCGTGAACATGATGGAACTGATCCGTAACATCGCCATCGAGCACAGCGGTTACTCCGTATTTGCCGGTGTGGGTGAGCGGACTCGTGAAGGTAACGACTTCTATCACGAGATGAAGGACTCCAACGTACTGGACAAGGTAGCGCTGGTTTACGGTCAGATGAACGAGCCGCCGGGTAACCGTCTGCGTGTGGCCCTGACTGGCCTGACCATGGCCGAGAAGTTCCGTGACGAAGGCCGTGACGTACTGTTGTTCATCGACAACATCTACCGTTACACCCTGGCCGGTACCGAGGTATCTGCACTGCTGGGTCGTATGCCTTCTGCGGTAGGTTATCAGCCGACGCTGGCCGAAGAGATGGGTGTTCTGCAGGAGCGTATTACCTCCACCAAGCAGGGTTCCATCACCTCGATCCAGGCGGTATACGTACCTGCTGATGACTTGACTGACCCCTCCCCAGCCACCACCTTCGCCCACCTGGATGCGACCGTGGTATTGTCGCGTGATATCGCGTCACTAGGTATCTACCCTGCGGTTGATCCGCTCGATTCCACCTCGCGTCAGCTTGATCCGCAGGTTATCGGTCAGGAGCACTACGACACCGCACGTGGCGTTCAGTATGTTCTGCAGCGCTATAAGGAGCTGAAGGACATCATCGCGATTTTGGGTATGGATGAGCTGTCCGAAGAAGACAAGCAGCTGGTAGCGCGCGCTCGTAAGATCCAGCGTTATCTGTCGCAGCCGTTCTTCGTTGCTGAAGTCTTTACCGGTGCGCCTGGTAAATACGTTTCGCTGAAGGACACCATTCGTGCTTTCAAAGGCATCCTGGATGGCGAGTTCGATCATCTGCCCGAGCAGGCGTTCTACATGGTCGGCAGCATCGAAGAAGCAATCGAGAAAGCGAAGAAAATGTAA